In the genome of Candidatus Nanopelagicales bacterium, one region contains:
- a CDS encoding DUF389 domain-containing protein has translation MTEGGVGTLPREGPPASARGLHRLHLSAEDRRSAMDALMLRPTLHSKNRYAVLLTLSIIVATMGLLQSSTAVVIGAMMIAPLMAPIMGMAASIVMGWGSRLLNTSIIVGLSIAGSIALSWALARFIPVANSVLPQEAIARSSPDIRDLVVALAAGAAGAYATVRKDVSGALPGVAVAVALVPPLAAVGVLLGLGQPDLARGAGLLFAANLFGILLAAAVVFLITGFVPTRRRQRARPTIVAAMVVISIPVLALAVLLSIRFAHTAEDARTLRTATETALAWLAPASGDELGPVTLVGDTIEVNVNGPTPPPPAQELTEALTAALGRPVTVAVRWTPVSNGADEEPIAAPVPLDAVRPVVEEWLAPQSLTLVGLSYADGALVVEAVGPVAPGDPVTLEDAVEAAVGVRPRISLSWTLAEAPGDGTTDLLAVADQTARQWAETVPGVAVLDVDVRNGGVLVTLVGPTAPDATGLIEGLRVALPDQAVTVRWVPSELIGLALPSQAATPSPVPSDTADAPDESVVPVPTPSP, from the coding sequence GTGACCGAGGGCGGGGTGGGCACGCTGCCGCGCGAGGGGCCTCCGGCGTCCGCGCGCGGCCTCCACCGCCTGCACCTGTCGGCGGAGGACCGCCGGTCGGCCATGGACGCGCTCATGCTGCGGCCGACCCTGCACTCCAAGAACCGCTACGCGGTCCTGCTCACCCTGTCGATCATCGTCGCCACCATGGGGCTGCTGCAGAGCAGCACCGCCGTCGTCATCGGCGCCATGATGATCGCGCCGCTGATGGCTCCGATCATGGGCATGGCCGCGTCCATCGTCATGGGCTGGGGCTCCCGGCTGCTCAACACCTCGATCATCGTCGGCCTGTCCATCGCCGGCTCGATCGCGCTGTCCTGGGCGCTGGCACGGTTCATCCCGGTGGCGAACTCGGTGCTGCCGCAGGAGGCCATCGCCCGCTCCAGCCCCGACATCCGGGACCTGGTCGTGGCGCTCGCGGCCGGCGCCGCGGGCGCGTACGCGACCGTGCGCAAGGACGTCTCCGGGGCGCTGCCCGGCGTGGCCGTGGCGGTCGCCCTGGTACCGCCGCTGGCGGCGGTCGGCGTGCTGCTCGGCCTGGGGCAGCCGGACCTGGCCCGCGGCGCCGGGCTGCTGTTCGCGGCCAACCTCTTCGGCATCCTGCTGGCCGCGGCGGTGGTGTTCCTCATCACCGGGTTCGTCCCGACCCGGCGCCGGCAGCGCGCCCGGCCCACCATCGTCGCGGCGATGGTCGTGATCTCCATACCGGTGCTGGCGCTGGCGGTGCTGCTCTCGATCCGGTTCGCGCACACCGCGGAGGACGCGCGCACGCTGCGCACCGCCACCGAGACCGCGCTGGCCTGGCTGGCCCCGGCGTCCGGCGACGAACTGGGCCCGGTGACCCTCGTCGGGGACACCATCGAGGTCAACGTGAACGGCCCCACCCCGCCGCCGCCGGCGCAGGAACTCACCGAGGCGCTGACCGCCGCCCTTGGCCGGCCGGTCACCGTGGCGGTCCGCTGGACCCCGGTGAGCAACGGGGCCGACGAGGAGCCGATCGCGGCGCCGGTGCCGCTGGACGCCGTGCGCCCGGTGGTCGAGGAGTGGCTGGCCCCCCAGTCGCTCACCCTGGTGGGACTGTCGTACGCCGACGGCGCGCTGGTGGTGGAGGCCGTCGGCCCCGTGGCGCCGGGCGACCCGGTGACGCTGGAGGACGCGGTCGAGGCGGCGGTGGGGGTCCGCCCGCGGATCAGCCTGTCCTGGACCCTGGCGGAGGCCCCGGGCGACGGCACGACGGACCTGCTGGCCGTTGCCGACCAGACCGCGAGGCAGTGGGCCGAGACCGTCCCCGGGGTCGCCGTCCTCGACGTCGACGTCCGCAACGGCGGCGTGCTGGTCACGCTGGTCGGACCCACCGCACCGGACGCCACCGGCCTGATCGAGGGGCTGCGGGTCGCGCTGCCGGACCAGGCGGTGACCGTGCGGTGGGTGCCGAGCGAGCTGATCGGGCTCGCGCTGCCGTCGCAGGCCGCCACACCGTCACCGGTGCCGTCCGACACCGCCGACGCTCCGGACGAGTCCGTCGTCCCGGTGCCCACGCCGTCGCCGTAG
- a CDS encoding DUF5615 family PIN-like protein — MLLLDEMLSPVIADRLTESGCDALAISSSPDLRGVPDVDVLALAAEHGRVLVTGNIRDFVPLASSWAAQGRTHPGILLVSSKTFPMSRGRSGRITAALLTRFRAGSWPAPGQVDFLRP, encoded by the coding sequence GTGCTGCTCCTGGACGAGATGCTGTCGCCCGTCATCGCGGACCGGCTGACCGAGTCCGGCTGCGACGCCCTCGCGATCAGTTCCAGCCCGGACCTGCGCGGCGTCCCCGACGTGGACGTCCTCGCGCTCGCGGCCGAGCACGGCCGGGTCCTGGTCACCGGCAACATCCGGGACTTCGTCCCGCTCGCCTCCTCCTGGGCGGCGCAAGGCCGCACCCACCCGGGGATCCTCCTGGTGAGCAGCAAGACCTTCCCCATGTCGCGGGGCCGGTCGGGCCGGATCACGGCGGCGCTGCTGACCCGGTTCCGCGCCGGATCCTGGCCCGCGCCGGGCCAGGTCGACTTCCTGCGCCCGTGA
- a CDS encoding peptidase E, producing the protein MTAPTRRILATSGGFVPTDRWGVAAPGGLIREALRLSGSQRPTVCLVMTAAGDDPAYLARSYAALSSLSCDVTHLALFPQPNADVEATIAAADVVWVGGGSVANLLALWRLHGVDTALRAAWERGAVLAGVSAGSICWHVGGTTDSFGPQLRAVTDALAFLPYGNGVHYDSEEQRRPLLHGLVGDGTLPTSYATDDGVGILYEGTEPVAVLSDRDAADPASGPAAYRVERVGAEVVETRLPVGPVG; encoded by the coding sequence ATGACGGCACCGACCCGACGCATCCTCGCGACCAGCGGAGGGTTCGTCCCCACGGATCGATGGGGGGTGGCCGCGCCCGGCGGACTCATCCGGGAGGCGTTGCGGCTCAGCGGTTCCCAGCGACCGACGGTGTGCCTGGTCATGACTGCGGCCGGGGACGATCCTGCCTACCTCGCCCGCAGCTACGCCGCGCTGTCGTCGTTGTCCTGCGACGTGACGCACCTGGCCCTCTTCCCGCAGCCCAACGCGGACGTCGAGGCGACGATCGCGGCCGCGGACGTGGTGTGGGTCGGTGGTGGCAGCGTCGCGAACCTGTTGGCACTGTGGCGGTTGCACGGAGTGGACACCGCACTCCGAGCGGCGTGGGAGCGCGGCGCCGTGCTCGCAGGCGTGTCCGCAGGCTCGATCTGCTGGCACGTCGGCGGCACCACCGACTCCTTCGGCCCGCAGCTGCGCGCGGTCACCGACGCCCTGGCGTTCCTGCCGTACGGCAACGGTGTCCACTACGACTCCGAGGAGCAACGCCGCCCGCTGCTGCACGGCCTGGTCGGCGACGGGACGCTCCCCACGTCGTACGCCACGGACGACGGCGTCGGGATCCTGTACGAGGGCACCGAGCCGGTCGCCGTGCTGTCCGACCGGGACGCGGCGGATCCGGCAAGCGGTCCGGCCGCGTACCGGGTCGAGCGGGTCGGCGCCGAGGTCGTCGAGACGCGGTTGCCGGTGGGCCCGGTCGGCTGA
- the gcvT gene encoding glycine cleavage system aminomethyltransferase GcvT — protein MTQTDAAALRRTPLYDRHVALGAKTADFGGWDMPIEYAGGGVVAEHTAVRTAVGLFDVSHMGKVRVHGPGARDFLNGLLANDLGRIGPGQAQYTMLCDGSGGVLDDLIVYLVADDELMIVPNASNAAAVLAVLREEAPDGVEVQDLHTDLGIIAVQGPSSAALLDAMGLPTSQDYMAFASTEWGGGPISVCRTGYTGEHGYELIVDSDRLGAAWDDLLALGRPYGVRAAGLGARDTLRTEMGYPLHGQDLSLQISPVQARLGWAVGWGKPSFRGREALVAEKEAGPRRRSWGLRAVGRGIPRPHMAVRAPGSDEDPLGGAFLGEVTSGTFSPTLRTGIGLALLDPSVAEGDEVVVDVRGRPERFAVVKPPFVRPSTR, from the coding sequence ATGACGCAGACCGACGCGGCCGCCCTGCGGCGCACCCCGCTGTACGACCGGCACGTCGCCCTGGGAGCCAAGACGGCGGACTTCGGCGGGTGGGACATGCCGATCGAGTACGCCGGGGGCGGCGTGGTCGCCGAGCACACCGCGGTGCGCACCGCGGTGGGGCTGTTCGACGTGTCGCACATGGGCAAGGTCCGGGTCCACGGACCGGGCGCCCGGGACTTCCTGAACGGCCTGCTGGCCAACGACCTCGGCCGGATCGGACCGGGCCAGGCGCAGTACACGATGCTCTGCGACGGGTCCGGCGGGGTGCTCGACGACCTGATCGTCTACCTGGTGGCCGACGACGAGCTGATGATCGTGCCCAACGCCAGCAACGCCGCGGCCGTGCTCGCCGTCCTGCGCGAGGAGGCGCCCGACGGCGTCGAGGTCCAGGACCTGCACACCGACCTGGGCATCATCGCGGTGCAGGGTCCGTCGTCGGCCGCACTGCTGGACGCGATGGGGCTGCCCACGTCGCAGGACTACATGGCGTTCGCGTCCACCGAGTGGGGTGGCGGGCCGATCTCGGTGTGCCGCACCGGCTACACCGGGGAGCACGGGTACGAGCTGATCGTGGACTCCGACCGGCTGGGCGCGGCGTGGGACGACCTGCTGGCGCTGGGGCGGCCGTACGGCGTGCGCGCGGCGGGGCTGGGGGCCCGGGACACCCTGCGCACCGAGATGGGCTACCCGCTGCACGGGCAGGACCTGTCGCTGCAGATCAGCCCGGTGCAGGCCCGGCTCGGCTGGGCGGTCGGCTGGGGCAAGCCGTCCTTCCGCGGTCGCGAGGCCCTCGTGGCCGAGAAGGAGGCGGGGCCGCGACGGCGGTCGTGGGGCCTGCGTGCCGTGGGCCGGGGCATCCCCCGCCCGCACATGGCCGTGCGCGCGCCCGGGTCCGACGAGGACCCGCTCGGTGGCGCGTTTCTCGGTGAGGTGACCAGCGGCACGTTCTCGCCGACCCTGCGGACCGGGATCGGGCTGGCACTCCTGGACCCCTCGGTGGCCGAGGGTGACGAGGTGGTCGTCGACGTCCGGGGCAGGCCGGAGCGGTTCGCGGTCGTCAAGCCCCCGTTCGTACGGCCGTCGACGCGCTGA
- the lpdA gene encoding dihydrolipoyl dehydrogenase: MSETVYDVVILGGGSGGYACALRSSQLGLSVALIEQDKLGGTCLHRGCIPTKALLHAAEVADTARESESFGVHATLDGIDIGKVNAYRDGVVGRLYKGLQGLVKSRAVTYVEGTGRLVGPTTVEVDGTRYTGRNVVLATGSYARSLPGLEIGGRVMTSDQALQLDWIPSSVVVLGGGVIGVEFASVWKSFGADVTIVEALPRLVPAEDEACSKALERAFRKRGIAFSTGVRFAGVTQDDSGVHVSLEDGKTFDADLLLVAVGRGPNATGMGFEEQGVAMDRGWVLVDDRQRTNLPNVYAVGDITPGLQLAHRGFSQGIFVAEQIGGLDPHPVLDINIPRVTYCEPEIGSVGLTEAQAKEQHGADNVAVYEYNLGGNGKSQILATTGFVKLVQVKDGPVVGVHMVGSRIGEQIGEAQLIVNWEAYPDDVAALVHAHPTQNEALGEAHLALAGKPLHAHA, translated from the coding sequence GTGTCCGAGACCGTCTACGACGTGGTCATCCTCGGCGGCGGCAGCGGCGGCTACGCCTGCGCGCTGCGCTCGTCCCAGTTGGGCCTGTCCGTGGCGCTGATCGAGCAGGACAAGCTCGGCGGGACCTGCCTGCACCGCGGCTGCATCCCGACCAAGGCCCTGCTGCACGCGGCCGAGGTGGCGGACACCGCCCGCGAGAGCGAGTCGTTCGGTGTCCACGCGACCCTCGACGGGATCGACATCGGCAAGGTCAACGCCTACCGCGACGGCGTCGTGGGCCGGCTCTACAAGGGTCTGCAGGGGCTGGTGAAGAGCCGCGCGGTGACCTACGTCGAGGGCACCGGCCGGCTGGTCGGCCCCACGACGGTCGAGGTCGACGGCACCCGCTACACCGGCCGCAACGTGGTGCTGGCGACCGGGTCGTACGCCCGCAGCCTGCCCGGCCTCGAGATCGGTGGCCGGGTGATGACCAGCGACCAGGCGCTGCAGCTGGACTGGATCCCCTCCAGCGTCGTCGTGCTCGGCGGCGGCGTCATCGGGGTGGAGTTCGCCAGCGTCTGGAAGTCGTTCGGCGCTGACGTGACGATCGTGGAGGCGCTCCCTCGGCTGGTGCCGGCCGAGGACGAGGCCTGCTCGAAGGCGCTGGAGCGCGCGTTCCGCAAGCGGGGCATCGCGTTCAGCACGGGCGTCCGGTTCGCCGGCGTCACCCAGGACGACTCCGGGGTCCACGTGTCGCTGGAGGATGGGAAGACCTTCGACGCCGACCTACTGCTCGTCGCGGTCGGCCGCGGCCCCAACGCCACCGGCATGGGCTTCGAGGAGCAGGGCGTCGCGATGGACCGCGGTTGGGTGCTCGTGGACGACCGGCAGCGCACGAACCTGCCGAACGTGTACGCCGTCGGCGACATCACCCCCGGCCTGCAACTGGCGCACCGCGGCTTCTCGCAGGGCATCTTCGTCGCCGAGCAGATCGGCGGCCTCGACCCGCACCCGGTGCTCGACATCAACATCCCCCGGGTCACCTACTGCGAGCCCGAGATCGGCTCGGTCGGCCTCACCGAGGCGCAGGCCAAGGAGCAGCACGGGGCCGACAACGTCGCGGTCTACGAGTACAACCTCGGCGGCAACGGCAAGAGCCAGATCCTGGCGACCACCGGGTTCGTGAAGCTGGTCCAGGTCAAGGACGGTCCCGTGGTGGGCGTGCACATGGTCGGCTCCCGCATCGGCGAGCAGATCGGCGAGGCCCAGCTGATCGTGAACTGGGAGGCCTACCCCGACGACGTCGCGGCGCTGGTCCACGCCCACCCCACGCAGAACGAGGCGCTCGGCGAGGCCCACCTCGCCCTGGCCGGCAAGCCGCTGCACGCGCACGCCTGA
- a CDS encoding TIGR01777 family oxidoreductase: MRIAVTGASGLIGSALVPALRADGHDVLRLVRRAPSTPDEVRWDPAAGYVDTAALAGVDAAVHLAGAGVGDRRWTDAYKKVLRDSRVLGTRTLATALAGLSPRPGVLVSGSAIGYYGDTGERAVDESGPQGSGFLAELVGEWEAAADPASEAGIRVVHPRTGLVVSAEGGAWARLFPIFKLGGGGRLGSGRQYWSFISLRDEVRALQFLLDRDDLAGPVNLTAPNPVTNAEVTAAMGRVLHRPTLLPVPSLALKAVLGEFSGDVLGSQRVLPRALEGAGFVWRDPTIDQALESALAAA; this comes from the coding sequence ATGAGGATCGCCGTCACCGGGGCGTCCGGGCTGATCGGGTCCGCGCTCGTCCCCGCGCTGCGCGCCGACGGGCACGACGTGCTGCGCCTGGTCCGCCGTGCCCCGTCCACCCCGGACGAGGTCCGCTGGGACCCGGCGGCCGGCTACGTCGATACCGCGGCACTGGCCGGGGTCGACGCCGCCGTGCACCTGGCCGGTGCCGGCGTCGGCGACCGGCGCTGGACCGACGCGTACAAGAAGGTCCTGCGGGACTCCCGGGTGCTGGGCACGCGGACGCTCGCGACCGCGCTGGCCGGGCTCTCCCCGAGGCCGGGCGTGCTGGTGTCGGGGTCGGCCATCGGCTACTACGGGGACACCGGCGAGCGCGCCGTGGACGAGTCCGGGCCGCAGGGATCGGGGTTCCTCGCCGAGCTCGTGGGCGAGTGGGAGGCCGCCGCCGACCCGGCCAGCGAGGCGGGCATCCGCGTCGTGCACCCGCGTACCGGCCTGGTCGTCAGTGCCGAGGGGGGCGCCTGGGCCCGACTGTTCCCGATCTTCAAGCTCGGCGGCGGCGGCCGGCTGGGGTCGGGACGGCAGTACTGGTCGTTCATCTCGCTGCGCGACGAGGTACGGGCGCTGCAGTTCCTGCTGGACCGTGACGACCTGGCCGGCCCGGTGAACCTCACCGCCCCGAACCCGGTCACCAACGCCGAGGTGACGGCGGCGATGGGGCGGGTGCTGCATCGCCCGACCCTGCTGCCGGTGCCGTCGCTCGCGCTCAAGGCGGTGCTCGGGGAGTTCTCGGGCGACGTCCTCGGCAGCCAGCGGGTGCTCCCCCGGGCGCTGGAGGGGGCCGGGTTCGTGTGGCGCGACCCCACCATCGACCAGGCCCTGGAGTCCGCCCTCGCCGCCGCCTGA
- a CDS encoding leucyl aminopeptidase has translation MTTLSLSSSPAGSLTVDAYVVGTTQGSGKRPVSVAAPNSGLAPAARTALEDTLAAVGATGKAGEVVRVPGGGAVKAPLVVAVGLGSAPTGRGTHDAESLRRAAGAAVRDLAGTRRVALSFPATTPAEVEAVAQGALLGAYAFDRFRGTTAEDRKAPVAAVTVVVGKPRDRALRDAATRAEIVSAEVNRARDLVNTPPSHLHPADLAAAARAAMKGLPVTVDVLDEKALRRDGFGGILAVGQGSANPPRLVRMAYRPRGATTHLALVGKGITFDSGGLSLKPPKAMEAMKSDMGGAAAVIAAVAAIARMGLPVQVTGWAPSAENMPSGTAQRPSDVITIYGGTTVEVLNTDAEGRLILADALVRAAEDDPDLIVDIATLTGAQIVALGSRTSGVMGNGDDVRDGVWEASRRAGESMWPMPLPDDLRASLDSQVADIANIGDRNGGMLTAGLFLRDFVDGDQPWVHLDIAGPSFNESAAYGYTPKGATGAGVRTLVQVAEDLATGELEV, from the coding sequence GTGACCACGCTCTCGCTGTCCTCGTCCCCCGCCGGCTCGCTCACGGTCGACGCGTACGTCGTCGGCACCACCCAGGGGTCGGGCAAGCGGCCGGTGTCCGTGGCCGCGCCGAACAGCGGCCTCGCCCCCGCCGCCCGCACGGCCCTCGAGGACACGCTGGCCGCGGTCGGTGCGACCGGCAAGGCCGGCGAGGTGGTCCGGGTCCCCGGCGGCGGCGCGGTGAAGGCACCGCTGGTGGTCGCCGTCGGACTGGGGAGCGCGCCCACGGGCCGCGGGACGCATGACGCCGAGAGCCTGCGACGGGCCGCCGGTGCCGCCGTCCGGGACCTGGCAGGCACCCGCCGGGTCGCGCTGTCGTTCCCGGCCACGACCCCGGCCGAGGTGGAGGCCGTGGCGCAGGGCGCACTGCTCGGGGCGTACGCGTTCGACCGCTTCCGCGGGACGACCGCGGAGGACCGCAAGGCGCCCGTCGCGGCCGTCACGGTCGTGGTCGGCAAGCCTCGTGACCGGGCGCTGCGCGACGCCGCCACCCGCGCGGAGATCGTCTCGGCCGAGGTGAACCGGGCCCGGGACCTGGTCAACACGCCGCCGTCGCACCTGCACCCGGCCGACCTCGCCGCTGCCGCCCGGGCCGCGATGAAGGGGCTGCCGGTCACCGTGGACGTGCTCGACGAGAAGGCGCTGCGCCGCGACGGCTTCGGCGGCATCCTCGCCGTCGGACAGGGGTCGGCGAACCCGCCGCGGCTGGTCCGGATGGCCTACCGGCCCCGGGGCGCCACGACTCACCTGGCCCTGGTCGGCAAGGGCATCACGTTCGACTCCGGCGGCCTGTCGCTGAAGCCGCCGAAGGCCATGGAGGCGATGAAGTCGGACATGGGCGGCGCGGCCGCCGTCATCGCCGCGGTGGCCGCCATCGCGCGGATGGGCCTGCCCGTGCAGGTCACGGGGTGGGCGCCGTCGGCGGAGAACATGCCCAGCGGCACCGCCCAGCGCCCCAGCGACGTGATCACGATCTACGGCGGGACGACCGTCGAGGTGCTCAACACCGACGCCGAGGGGCGGCTGATCCTGGCCGACGCCCTCGTCCGCGCCGCCGAGGACGACCCGGACCTGATCGTGGACATCGCCACCCTGACCGGCGCGCAGATCGTCGCGCTGGGCAGCCGTACCTCCGGCGTGATGGGCAACGGCGACGACGTCCGCGACGGCGTGTGGGAGGCCTCCCGCCGCGCCGGGGAGTCGATGTGGCCGATGCCGCTGCCGGACGACCTGCGCGCCTCGCTGGACTCCCAGGTCGCGGACATCGCCAACATCGGCGACCGCAACGGCGGCATGCTCACCGCCGGGCTGTTCCTGCGCGACTTCGTCGACGGCGACCAGCCGTGGGTGCACCTCGACATCGCCGGGCCGTCGTTCAACGAGTCGGCGGCCTACGGCTACACGCCGAAGGGCGCCACCGGGGCCGGAGTGCGCACCCTGGTCCAGGTCGCGGAGGACCTGGCCACCGGGGAGCTCGAGGTCTGA
- the sucB gene encoding 2-oxoglutarate dehydrogenase, E2 component, dihydrolipoamide succinyltransferase translates to MGGLPRRRRGAGPRPPHAERGARRGPPRPGRQAAARARLTRETGTPEPPNSTSHSNYTRSRGPVMSVQVTMPQLGESVTEGTVTRWLKQVGDTVSADEPLLEVSTDKVDTEIPAPVSGVLVAIRVGEDETVEVGAELAVIGSAGAAAAPAPAPAPPATPAPAPEPAAAAPAPAPAPATPPPAAAEPAAPVAPAAPAPAAAPAPAAAEEDEGESGPYVTPLVRKLAAQHDVDLTTVTGTGVGGRIRKQDVLAAAERATAARAAAATPAATPAAPPATPAPTAAAAARPAAAPASSLRGRTEPMSRLRKVIATRMVESLHVSAQLTTVIEVDVTRIAALRQRVKREFEAREGVKLSFLPFFAKAAVEALKAYPMVNASIDAEAGTVTFHDAEHLGVAVDTERGLLVPVIRDAGDLNIAGLARRIADLAERTRTNKVSPDDLSGGTFTITNTGSRGALFDTPIINQPQVGILGTGAVVKRPVVISDDAGADVIAIRSMVYLALTYDHRLVDGADAARFLATLKARLEDAAFDADLGL, encoded by the coding sequence CTGGGAGGCCTACCCCGACGACGTCGCGGCGCTGGTCCACGCCCACCCCACGCAGAACGAGGCGCTCGGCGAGGCCCACCTCGCCCTGGCCGGCAAGCCGCTGCACGCGCACGCCTGACGCGCGAGACTGGCACCCCCGAGCCACCGAACAGCACGAGTCACTCGAACTACACGAGGAGCCGAGGCCCCGTCATGTCGGTCCAGGTCACGATGCCCCAGCTCGGCGAGAGCGTCACCGAGGGCACGGTCACCCGCTGGCTGAAGCAGGTCGGCGACACCGTCAGCGCCGACGAGCCGCTGCTCGAGGTCTCCACCGACAAGGTCGACACCGAGATCCCCGCCCCCGTCTCCGGCGTCCTGGTGGCCATCCGGGTCGGCGAGGACGAGACCGTCGAGGTCGGTGCCGAGCTCGCGGTGATCGGGTCCGCCGGTGCCGCCGCCGCGCCCGCTCCCGCGCCGGCTCCCCCTGCCACTCCCGCGCCCGCACCGGAGCCGGCGGCTGCCGCCCCCGCCCCCGCACCCGCTCCCGCGACCCCGCCGCCCGCTGCCGCCGAGCCGGCCGCACCCGTGGCACCCGCGGCTCCTGCTCCTGCGGCCGCACCCGCGCCGGCCGCGGCCGAGGAGGACGAGGGCGAGTCGGGCCCGTACGTCACCCCGCTGGTGCGCAAGCTCGCCGCGCAGCACGACGTCGACCTCACCACCGTGACCGGTACCGGCGTGGGCGGCCGCATCCGCAAGCAGGACGTGCTCGCCGCGGCCGAGCGGGCCACGGCCGCCCGCGCGGCTGCGGCGACCCCCGCAGCGACCCCTGCGGCTCCGCCCGCGACGCCCGCCCCGACCGCCGCCGCCGCTGCCCGCCCTGCGGCCGCGCCCGCATCGTCGCTGCGTGGGCGGACCGAACCGATGTCCCGGCTGCGCAAGGTCATCGCGACCCGGATGGTCGAGTCGCTGCACGTCTCCGCGCAGCTGACCACGGTCATCGAGGTGGACGTGACCCGGATCGCCGCCCTGCGGCAGCGGGTCAAGCGCGAGTTCGAGGCACGGGAGGGCGTGAAGCTGTCGTTCCTGCCGTTCTTCGCCAAGGCCGCGGTGGAGGCGCTCAAGGCGTACCCCATGGTCAACGCGTCGATCGACGCCGAGGCAGGCACGGTCACGTTCCACGACGCCGAGCACCTCGGCGTGGCCGTGGACACCGAGCGGGGACTGCTGGTCCCCGTGATCCGGGACGCCGGTGACCTCAACATCGCCGGGCTGGCCCGGCGCATCGCCGACCTGGCCGAGCGGACCCGCACCAACAAGGTGAGCCCGGACGACCTGTCCGGCGGCACGTTCACGATCACCAACACCGGCAGCCGGGGCGCGCTGTTCGACACCCCGATCATCAACCAGCCGCAGGTCGGCATCCTCGGTACCGGCGCGGTCGTCAAGCGCCCGGTCGTCATCAGCGACGACGCCGGCGCCGACGTGATCGCGATCCGGTCGATGGTCTACCTCGCGCTCACCTACGACCACCGCCTGGTCGACGGGGCGGACGCGGCCCGGTTCCTGGCGACGCTGAAGGCCCGGCTGGAGGACGCGGCCTTCGACGCAGACCTGGGCCTGTAG
- a CDS encoding NAD(P)/FAD-dependent oxidoreductase, translating into MPEPPTSAQVVVVGAGLAGLAAARQLAIHGVDVRVLEASDGVGGRVRTDTVDGLLLDRGFQLYNPAYPEGARLLDHEALSLRPFEPGVEVALGDRRHRLADPRRRPTWALDGALAPVGSPVARLRFAAYAASRARSSLAHLRTEPDVDALTALRRAGADDALVDRLLRPFLAGVFLEDELATSRRFLDLVLRSFVRGVPSVPADGMGAIPAQIAAALPEGTVHLGVPVESVGAGVVRPAESDEIRCDAVVVATDPATAGALLPGLDVPEGHPVTTWYHLADTDPGDLTGGRGILVVDGQRRGPLVNTVVVTNAAPGYASDGRVLVSSSALGLHDSPDDDLAVRAHLSLLYGVDTSRWEQVARYPIPYALPAMTPPLDVRREVRLGDGVYVAGDHRDTASIQGALVSGRRTADAVLADLRVPHGSSASPRTTEAPA; encoded by the coding sequence GTGCCCGAACCGCCCACCTCCGCGCAGGTCGTCGTCGTCGGGGCCGGCCTGGCCGGGCTCGCCGCCGCCCGCCAGCTCGCGATCCACGGCGTGGACGTCCGCGTGCTCGAGGCCTCGGACGGGGTCGGCGGCCGGGTGCGCACCGACACCGTGGACGGCCTGCTGCTCGACAGGGGGTTCCAGCTCTACAACCCCGCCTACCCCGAGGGTGCCCGGCTGCTGGACCACGAGGCGCTGTCGCTGCGCCCGTTCGAGCCCGGGGTCGAGGTGGCCCTCGGGGACCGGCGGCACCGCCTGGCGGACCCCCGCCGCCGACCGACCTGGGCCCTCGACGGCGCGCTCGCCCCGGTCGGCTCCCCGGTCGCCCGGCTGAGGTTCGCCGCGTACGCCGCGTCCCGCGCCCGCAGCAGCCTCGCGCACCTGCGCACCGAGCCCGACGTGGACGCGCTCACCGCGCTGCGCCGCGCCGGGGCCGACGATGCACTCGTCGATCGCCTGCTGCGTCCGTTCCTGGCCGGGGTCTTCCTCGAGGACGAGCTGGCGACGTCGCGACGGTTCCTGGACCTGGTGCTCCGGTCATTCGTCCGCGGCGTCCCCTCGGTCCCCGCGGACGGGATGGGCGCGATCCCGGCGCAGATCGCTGCCGCCCTGCCCGAGGGCACAGTCCATCTCGGCGTCCCGGTGGAGTCCGTCGGAGCGGGTGTCGTACGACCCGCCGAGAGCGATGAGATCCGTTGCGACGCAGTGGTTGTCGCCACCGACCCGGCGACCGCGGGTGCACTGCTGCCGGGACTCGACGTGCCCGAGGGGCACCCCGTCACCACCTGGTACCACCTGGCGGACACCGACCCCGGCGACCTGACCGGCGGCCGCGGCATCCTCGTGGTGGACGGTCAGCGGCGGGGCCCACTGGTCAACACCGTCGTGGTGACCAACGCCGCACCGGGCTACGCCTCCGACGGCCGGGTGCTGGTGTCGTCGTCCGCGCTGGGGCTGCACGACTCGCCCGACGACGATCTCGCGGTGCGCGCTCACCTGTCGCTGCTGTACGGCGTCGACACCTCACGGTGGGAGCAGGTCGCCCGCTACCCGATCCCGTACGCGCTGCCCGCGATGACGCCGCCGCTGGACGTGCGACGCGAGGTCAGGCTGGGCGACGGCGTGTACGTGGCGGGCGACCACCGCGACACCGCGTCGATCCAGGGCGCCCTGGTCAGCGGCCGCCGCACGGCGGACGCCGTCCTCGCGGACCTCCGGGTCCCGCACGGGTCCTCGGCGTCACCTCGAACCACGGAGGCACCCGCATGA